In the genome of Nakaseomyces glabratus chromosome K, complete sequence, the window TTTTGTTAGCAAACTTGGGGGTAGCTTAAACTAGAAAGGCTAGAATAATTTCAGATGACATTGCATACTGACATCTATATACATGCTAAGAGCTAAAACTTCTCCTGTTCAGTATGTTCGGGGAACTTGTTCAATAGCTTGACTCCGTAACTGCACACTATGCTCATAAATCCGACACGCCATCCGTTCCAAAGGGAGCTATATTCCGATTTATCTCTGATTGATTTCCATACACCTTGATATTTAACAGGAGATATTATCAGTTGTCTAGTATCTTCTATTCTCAGAGAACTGTTCTTGTATACTAGGAAATCCAGTTGACATCTCCTCAAGAGGCATTCGATTGGTAATTTCACAAAAAGTTCAGCAATTCTCGCTAACACTTTCATGGTGTTATATGTTGTCATTTGAGAATACTTGTCAACGTGAAATTTATGGTATATGACTAGATCAATCAACTTATTGAACGAGACGTTTGATACTGATTGCAACATTGTGAGCAGCCACATATCTGAAGGTAGCTTCAAGGCGTCATGACGCCATGACCAGCTTCTGATCCAATGCCTCAAACTCCGAGAGTCATGTTTTTTATTAGCAGCACCTTCACTTGCCTCCTCTGAGACCTCAGTGTCGGTCCCATAGAGTGCCGTTACTATAAATCTTGTCCTTATTAAATCTATTGGTATTAATGTGAGGGCCGTAAGTACACCAACTGACAAAGTGAGAAGCACAGCCGACTGTGTATCAGGGAAGTGGATCAAGTCAATGAAGTACGGATCTGGTATATGTAGCAAAGGCGATATCAGACCAGTGTACCAAGCTTCCAAGGTGGATGATAGAATCTGATAGATGAAGTTTGTGTTATTGGCCTTCCACAACCCTTTAataccttcttcatccagGATGGAGTTCATTATATCTAGGGTATGCTTTGATTCAGGGTTGATAGACCTCTCTGGTGTCAAGCATCTTATGTGGGTTTCC includes:
- the UGO1 gene encoding mitofusin complex protein UGO1 (CAGL0K06545g~Ortholog(s) have role in mitochondrial fusion and integral component of mitochondrial outer membrane localization); translated protein: MDTAELRPYYNEDTFDAGYLVKFNPQKGVVDSNGFNIASKLSIVKNSNSSAKNLDPATLFTTRSNSKGSLFNFSLNFGSRAKALKGSSGSLDSLVKEFEWVDLLNVNKWIAVVSQLMELFVRKYFQLLIQQPFEVSRLLQQVGQFNGESVSHTEEQKKARHSGIILSDLDNEDEINYFPSTSTPDLLRDGTDNDERDDGEDQYTGQGQTDSVASIEETHIRCLTPERSINPESKHTLDIMNSILDEEGIKGLWKANNTNFIYQILSSTLEAWYTGLISPLLHIPDPYFIDLIHFPDTQSAVLLTLSVGVLTALTLIPIDLIRTRFIVTALYGTDTEVSEEASEGAANKKHDSRSLRHWIRSWSWRHDALKLPSDMWLLTMLQSVSNVSFNKLIDLVIYHKFHVDKYSQMTTYNTMKVLARIAELFVKLPIECLLRRCQLDFLVYKNSSLRIEDTRQLIISPVKYQGVWKSIRDKSEYSSLWNGWRVGFMSIVCSYGVKLLNKFPEHTEQEKF